The following coding sequences are from one Lysinibacillus sp. FSL W8-0992 window:
- the panD gene encoding aspartate 1-decarboxylase: MLRMMMNSKIHRATVTEADLNYVGSITIDEDILDAVGMLPNEKVHIVNNNNGARFETYIIAGERGSGVICVNGAAARLVQRGDIVIIISYVYVDNAEAKEHKPTVAIMGEGNTIKEMIAYEPEATIL, from the coding sequence ATGTTACGAATGATGATGAATAGCAAAATCCACCGTGCTACTGTAACGGAAGCGGATTTAAATTATGTAGGATCCATCACAATCGATGAGGATATTTTAGATGCAGTTGGTATGCTACCAAACGAAAAAGTGCATATCGTAAATAATAATAATGGTGCTCGCTTTGAAACTTATATTATTGCAGGTGAGCGTGGCTCAGGTGTTATTTGTGTAAATGGTGCAGCAGCGCGCCTTGTACAACGCGGAGACATCGTCATTATTATCTCTTATGTTTATGTGGATAATGCAGAGGCAAAAGAACATAAACCAACTGTAGCGATTATGGGAGAAGGTAATACAATAAAAGAAATGATTGCCTACGAGCCTGAAGCCACTATATTGTAG
- the panC gene encoding pantoate--beta-alanine ligase: protein MKVIMTIEALTAEIQTAKKAQKTIGLVPTMGYLHEGHLTLASKARVENDLVVMSIFVNPTQFGPNEDFESYPRDLERDTALARSVGVDIVFAPSVEEIYPHNGGIRIYAGEQATILCGASRPGHFDGVLQVVSILFHLTQPTRAYFGQKDAQQAAIIATMIRDYHFPLEMRVVPIVREEDGLAKSSRNVYLNAKDRSEAPAIYEALQLARDSFLANGDATGALAKAKAHITARTHGKIDYIELLAYPDLLPVTAQTEQVLLAAAVYIGQTRLIDNCIFNVKEGK, encoded by the coding sequence ATGAAAGTCATCATGACAATCGAAGCACTAACTGCAGAAATTCAAACAGCTAAGAAAGCGCAAAAAACAATTGGTTTAGTGCCAACGATGGGTTATTTGCATGAAGGCCATTTAACATTAGCGTCAAAAGCACGTGTAGAAAATGACCTTGTTGTTATGAGTATTTTCGTTAATCCGACGCAATTTGGTCCAAACGAGGACTTTGAAAGTTATCCTCGTGATTTAGAACGAGACACGGCTTTAGCACGATCTGTAGGTGTAGATATTGTTTTTGCACCAAGTGTTGAAGAAATATATCCGCATAATGGTGGTATTCGCATCTATGCAGGCGAGCAGGCAACAATTTTATGTGGCGCAAGCCGACCAGGGCATTTTGATGGCGTATTACAGGTCGTATCAATTTTATTTCACTTAACTCAGCCAACCCGTGCGTATTTCGGTCAAAAGGATGCACAGCAAGCGGCTATTATCGCTACGATGATACGTGATTATCATTTCCCGTTAGAAATGCGTGTCGTGCCTATCGTACGTGAGGAGGATGGCTTAGCAAAATCTTCGCGCAATGTCTATTTGAATGCTAAAGATCGTAGTGAAGCACCGGCTATATATGAGGCTTTACAGCTTGCTAGAGATAGCTTTCTAGCAAATGGTGATGCAACTGGGGCACTGGCAAAAGCAAAGGCGCACATCACTGCACGCACACATGGAAAAATTGATTATATTGAATTATTGGCTTACCCAGACCTACTACCAGTAACAGCTCAAACGGAACAAGTCCTTTTAGCAGCTGCTGTCTATATCGGTCAAACGCGATTAATCGATAATTGTATCTTTAATGTGAAAGAAGGAAAATAA
- the panB gene encoding 3-methyl-2-oxobutanoate hydroxymethyltransferase: MKTTSDFLKMKAAGEKIVMLTAYDYPSATFAEEAGVEMILVGDSLGMVVLGYPSTMPVTVADMVHHAKAVRRGAKNTFVIVDMPFGSYQGDINDTLKTAVSMMQETGADALKLEGAGDVLPVISKLTSAGIPVVAHLGLQPQLAGVLGGYKVQGKTAEQAKQLIEDAKKCEAAGACAIVLECIPHQLTELVSAALIIPTIGIGAGLEADGQVLVFHDMLSYGSHHVPKFVERYADMGSEASSGIANFVNAVKTGTFPTLNHSFTMKDEALDQLYGGVK; this comes from the coding sequence ATGAAGACGACATCAGATTTTTTAAAAATGAAAGCAGCAGGAGAGAAAATCGTTATGTTAACGGCGTACGATTACCCTTCCGCAACATTTGCAGAAGAAGCAGGCGTTGAAATGATTCTCGTAGGGGATTCGCTTGGAATGGTAGTGCTTGGTTATCCTTCAACGATGCCAGTTACCGTAGCGGATATGGTTCACCATGCAAAAGCTGTCCGTCGTGGGGCAAAAAATACGTTTGTTATCGTGGATATGCCATTTGGGTCTTATCAAGGTGATATTAACGACACTTTAAAAACTGCGGTATCTATGATGCAGGAGACTGGTGCAGATGCTCTTAAGCTAGAGGGTGCAGGGGATGTACTGCCGGTTATAAGTAAATTAACATCAGCAGGGATCCCAGTCGTTGCGCACTTAGGCTTGCAACCGCAATTAGCAGGAGTGCTTGGGGGCTATAAGGTACAAGGGAAGACAGCCGAACAGGCAAAACAACTTATTGAGGATGCCAAAAAGTGTGAAGCTGCTGGCGCTTGTGCAATTGTATTAGAATGTATTCCACACCAGCTAACAGAGCTAGTTTCCGCTGCACTAATTATTCCTACGATTGGCATTGGCGCTGGACTTGAAGCAGATGGACAAGTGTTAGTTTTCCATGACATGCTTAGCTATGGATCACATCATGTACCAAAATTTGTGGAACGCTATGCCGATATGGGAAGTGAAGCAAGTAGTGGTATTGCTAATTTTGTAAATGCAGTGAAGACTGGGACATTCCCTACATTAAACCACTCCTTCACGATGAAGGATGAAGCATTGGATCAGTTATACGGAGGCGTTAAATAA
- a CDS encoding PadR family transcriptional regulator has protein sequence MTFQLGSALLDACVLAIVDKEDAYGYSLTQQVQSVMDISESTLYPVLRRLQKANYLTTYDQPYQGRNRRYYQITEQGRIRLLELLQEWQMYKQKVDCVLLGGKLDG, from the coding sequence ATGACATTTCAGCTAGGCTCCGCATTACTCGATGCTTGTGTACTTGCGATTGTTGATAAGGAAGATGCATACGGCTACTCATTAACACAGCAGGTACAATCTGTGATGGATATATCCGAATCAACGCTGTATCCGGTTTTACGCCGTTTACAAAAAGCAAACTACCTAACAACATATGACCAGCCCTACCAAGGGAGAAATAGACGGTATTATCAAATAACCGAGCAAGGGCGTATACGATTGCTAGAGCTTTTACAGGAGTGGCAAATGTATAAGCAAAAAGTTGACTGTGTACTTTTAGGAGGGAAATTAGATGGATAG
- a CDS encoding DUF1700 domain-containing protein yields the protein MDRVSYLKKLRGKLSRLPAHELNAALVYYEEYFDEAGAENEQQVISQLGSPSVVASQIMADFALKDLDATPASTKKNMTAIWLIILAILSAPLSLPILAVAVALMISVGAVIFSVVVAIVATVLSIFLGGVVALIAGFFVLTEHWPTALLFMGIGLIVTGLGVLLFPAVARLIKKIGLVCVEVLASLFRKITKKRKGGF from the coding sequence ATGGATAGAGTAAGCTATTTAAAAAAGCTACGAGGCAAATTAAGTCGGCTTCCTGCGCATGAGCTAAATGCTGCGCTTGTCTATTATGAAGAGTATTTTGATGAAGCAGGCGCAGAAAATGAGCAGCAAGTCATTTCACAACTAGGTTCTCCCTCTGTTGTTGCTTCACAAATAATGGCTGACTTTGCTTTAAAGGACTTAGATGCAACACCCGCTTCTACAAAGAAAAATATGACCGCTATTTGGCTCATTATTCTTGCAATATTGTCGGCACCATTATCTTTACCAATACTAGCAGTTGCGGTAGCACTTATGATATCGGTTGGAGCAGTCATTTTTAGCGTTGTTGTGGCGATTGTTGCAACAGTTCTAAGCATCTTTTTAGGCGGTGTTGTGGCACTCATTGCAGGCTTCTTTGTTTTAACAGAGCACTGGCCAACAGCATTGCTCTTTATGGGAATAGGACTAATTGTTACAGGATTGGGTGTTTTACTTTTCCCTGCCGTAGCACGCTTGATTAAGAAAATTGGTCTTGTTTGTGTGGAAGTATTGGCAAGTTTATTCCGTAAAATTACAAAAAAGCGTAAAGGGGGATTTTAG
- a CDS encoding DUF4097 family beta strand repeat-containing protein — translation MISRSKLIALSMITLGILLAVIGFSSGGRWFIIKEDNGFTVPAKNGLENNFYALEAFTDLHINNDYGDVEILQSDSYTLETNVMKNTDVTYSMKDGTLTVETKSKRKSGMTIGIGTFKSPSIKITVPKDTKLNSIVIDSNFGDTTLKGFDYKQLSLNEDYGDILLKNIAGEKTEITQSFGDLTLKQFKSSGLVVESEHGDITINGTLNGQSNITSSFGDTLLHLDNKKSDVGFELNTSFGDISVNDSSQNSKVSQLLAGENQLSVSLLHGDIALSLK, via the coding sequence ATGATTTCGAGATCTAAGCTCATTGCGCTTAGTATGATTACTTTAGGTATTTTACTTGCCGTAATTGGTTTTTCCTCTGGAGGAAGATGGTTTATCATAAAAGAAGATAACGGCTTCACTGTCCCAGCTAAAAATGGGCTCGAAAATAATTTTTATGCACTTGAAGCATTTACAGATCTACACATAAACAATGACTACGGGGATGTTGAAATACTTCAGTCAGATAGCTATACATTAGAAACAAACGTTATGAAAAATACGGACGTAACTTATAGTATGAAAGATGGCACTTTGACAGTTGAAACGAAAAGTAAAAGAAAAAGCGGTATGACGATTGGCATCGGGACATTCAAATCACCTTCCATAAAAATTACTGTTCCAAAAGATACAAAATTAAATTCCATAGTTATTGACAGTAATTTTGGCGATACAACGCTTAAAGGATTCGATTACAAGCAATTAAGCCTTAATGAAGATTATGGAGATATTCTACTGAAGAATATTGCAGGAGAAAAAACCGAGATTACTCAGTCTTTCGGTGATTTAACACTCAAGCAATTTAAAAGTAGCGGTCTTGTTGTTGAAAGTGAACATGGGGATATTACTATTAATGGGACACTGAACGGTCAATCCAACATCACCTCTAGCTTTGGAGATACTTTACTACACTTAGACAATAAAAAAAGTGATGTAGGTTTCGAATTGAATACAAGCTTCGGAGATATTTCAGTAAATGATAGTTCGCAAAATAGTAAGGTTTCTCAGCTCCTTGCAGGAGAAAATCAGCTAAGCGTTTCACTTTTACATGGAGATATAGCATTATCTCTAAAATGA
- a CDS encoding biotin--[acetyl-CoA-carboxylase] ligase, with protein sequence MSMSMKDEILKRLLAASGEAVSGQDLADSLGVSRTAIWKHMQTLQEEGYTFETVKKKGYVLTGVPNSLSPTQLELFLKTERLGRQIHYFDVVDSTQSIAHKLAQEGAPDGTIVIGEEQTAGRGRMSRPWESAKGTGIWMTIILRPDVSPQQASSFTLVVAVAVTMAIKTLYKHVEPAIKWPNDLLINGKKCTGILTEMQAEADLVQALLVGIGINANQQEKDFSPDIANIATSLRIAAGEEINRAALVATILQYLEQFTELFVKEGFSSIKELWEQMSCTIGQRIEVTTLRERFEGIASGITDEGVLQLTLNDGTIRTIYSGDIKIL encoded by the coding sequence ATGAGTATGTCCATGAAGGATGAAATTTTAAAAAGATTATTAGCAGCTAGCGGTGAGGCAGTTTCAGGACAAGACTTGGCAGATTCACTAGGGGTGTCACGTACTGCAATTTGGAAGCATATGCAGACGTTACAGGAGGAAGGCTACACTTTTGAAACGGTTAAGAAAAAAGGCTATGTGTTAACTGGTGTGCCGAATAGCTTAAGTCCAACACAATTAGAATTATTTTTAAAAACAGAGCGGTTAGGACGACAAATTCACTATTTTGATGTCGTGGATTCTACACAATCAATTGCGCATAAGCTAGCACAAGAAGGTGCCCCAGATGGAACGATTGTTATTGGTGAAGAACAAACGGCAGGGCGTGGTCGCATGTCTAGACCATGGGAATCAGCAAAAGGTACAGGTATTTGGATGACCATTATTTTACGACCTGATGTATCACCACAGCAAGCATCTTCATTTACACTTGTCGTTGCCGTTGCAGTTACAATGGCCATTAAAACATTATATAAACATGTAGAGCCTGCAATAAAATGGCCAAATGATTTACTTATAAACGGCAAAAAATGTACGGGGATTTTAACAGAAATGCAGGCAGAGGCAGACCTTGTACAAGCATTACTTGTCGGGATTGGTATCAATGCTAACCAGCAAGAAAAAGATTTTTCTCCTGACATCGCAAATATTGCCACATCGCTACGCATAGCTGCAGGAGAAGAAATTAATCGTGCTGCACTTGTCGCAACGATTTTACAATATTTAGAGCAGTTTACTGAGCTATTCGTAAAAGAGGGCTTCTCCAGTATTAAAGAGCTATGGGAGCAAATGTCATGCACAATAGGACAACGTATCGAAGTGACGACTTTACGAGAACGTTTTGAAGGCATTGCTAGCGGCATTACAGATGAAGGTGTGCTACAGCTAACATTAAATGATGGTACAATTCGAACAATTTATTCGGGGGATATTAAAATTTTATAA